The DNA segment CGATCCAGTACACGGCCGACGTCGATGTCGGATCGGTATCGATCGAGACGACTTCACAGGTCGGCGCCGTCGAGATCGACGGCGACTGGTACGCCTGGCTCGACTCCGAGCTCGTCCCCCGACCGAACGCGGGGGTCACCGTGGACGAAGACGGACTGGAGACAGCGACCGTCACCTACACCAGCGGCAGCGATGGTGTCTCCGTGTACATCACCGGGGACGGGATCGACGATCCGACGGCGTACCGCCTCGAGTCGCCCGGCGCATCGACGACCGTCGCGGCGCCAGACCTCCCGCCGGGACGGTACGAGGTCGTCGCCGCGCGCGAACCGTACGACGAGGACGTGGCCACCACCGAGGTCGCCGTGTTCGAACTCGTCGACCGGGACGCCTGGCGAGACGTCGACGAGATCGTCTTCAGCGCGGAGACGGTCGCGTGGGTGGGACGCGCCCCCGACCACGTCGAGGGCGTCGAGAATCCCACGCTCGTCCTGGAGGCTGGACGGACGTACCGAATCGGGTGGGATCGAGGGAACGGACAGGGGCACAATTTCGAGGTGCACGACGCGGCCGGCACCGTCGTCGACGACTACGAGACAGAGCTCGCGATCGAGCCGGACGACGATCAGTTCCTGACCGTCACCGCGACCGAAGAACTCTCGACGTACCGATGTAGGCCACATACGGCTATGTCGGGGGCTATCGAGGTCGTCGACGAACTGTAGCGACGGCCGGTACCCGACCTGCAGGCCGTCCCGGTCCGCGCGGACGGAACGCCGTACGGTTCACCGGCCGGGATGTTCGTGCACCGTCAGGTCCACGTCGCGCGACTCGCCTTCGACGTCGGCGACCAGTCGCCGCACCACGTTCTCCGCTTCCTCGTACAGGCGCGGCCGAACGAGTCCGATCACCCGGTCGAGCGAGACGAATCGCGGAAGGCTGACCGCGTTCGTATCGGCGGTATGTGGGTCGTATGCCACGTCGAAGTAGAGCCGGCTCGCGGTCTGCTCGTCCGGGGGTGCCGACTCGGGTTCGGGGTCGACGCGCCACTCGCCGCCGGCGTCGAGGTCGGCCGTGAGCCGCCACGCGAGTCGAGCGGGTTCCTCCACCGCCGTCACTTCCGACCGGGCGGTGTACGAGAGTTTCCACCACGAGAACGCGAGTTCGTACCGCGTGCCGGCACCCCCGTCGCCGGTCGCTTCGACCGAGTCGAGAACGGGCGCGTACTGCGGGTAGGCGGTGAAGTCACTGACGGCGCCGAAGACCGTCTCGGGATCGCGGTGAACGAGCGTGCTGAGGACGATCCGTTCCACACCCGGAAGTCGATGGCCGGGAGGGTAAGCGTTACTCGTCGGACCGGCGGCCGGCATCGTGGTCTCGGTCGCCGGCGTCGACCGCGGCTCCGCGCACCAGCAGGCCGTCGTATCACGCGTCTGTCCCCTCGGCGTACGAGGGATTTTCCGGACCGAACCGACAGCGTTGTCAGCGCACCGGTGTAGGTTCGCCTCATGAGGGACTGCATCATCGTCGGTGGCGGTGTCGCCGGCCTGTCGGCGGGACTCTTCGCGGCCCGGGCCGGGCTCGACACGCTCGTCGTCTCCGGAGGCGAGTCGATCCTCGCGCGAAACGCGAGCCTGGAGAACTACCCCGGCTTGCCCGCGGGCTTCGACGCGCGGCGCTACCTCGCGTTCGTCCGCGAACAGGCGGAAGACGCCGGCTGCGCGGTCACCGAAGACAGGATCGTCGGCGTCGAGACGGATGGAACCGACGGCGAAGCGAGCGGGGACGACGATCGCGGCTCCGACGACGAGCAGTGGTTCAGGCTCGGTGGAGAATCGTCGACCTACCACGGACGGCGTCTCGTCGCGGCCTCGTGGCCGGACAGCGAGTACCTCGTCGAGCTCGGCGTGGACCGCGAACAGCGAGGAAGCAAGCACGTCATCGCCGTCGATCGGGCGGGTCGGACGTCCGTGGACGGAGTGTACGCAGCCGGACGGATCGCCGGACAGCCACACCAGGCGATCGTCGCCGCCGGCCACGGCGCCACCGTCGGGCTGGCGGTCGTCCAGGACGGCGAGGCACCCTTCTACCACGACTGGGTCGCGCCGGAGGGATACTTCACCGGTCGCGACCGCGAGGTGCCGCCCGCCTGCGCCGAGATCGACGACGAAGAACGGCACGATCGTGAGGCGACGGCCAGGGAACGCCTCAGGGAGCGCCTGGGCGAACCGTTCGAGGCCGAACCGACCCAGCACCCGAGCGTCGACGGCGAGTGATCGGTCACGGTCGTCGGGCAGCCGAACAGGTTCGGGCCCGAGTGTCGCCGACACGAGACGCCTCGCGCACACGACGGGTGACGTTTCTTCCCGTCGGCGGACGTCTACGCCCGCATGGCCCGTATCGCGATCACCGGGGGAACCGGCACCGTCGGCCGGCAGGCGATTGCCGCGTTCGACGACCACGAGACGACGATCCTCGCCAGGACCGACGTCGACGATCTCGACGTCGTCGAACTCGACGTGGCCGACCGCGACCGATTCGTCGACGTCCTCGAGGGCCACGACACGCTCGTACACCTGGCGGCGAACCCCTCGCCGGAGGCAGACTGGGACGACGTGGTCGCGCCGAACATCGAGGGGACGTACAACGCGTACCATGCAGCCGTCGAGAACGACATCGATCGGGTCGTCTTCGCGAGTACGAATCACACCGTCCACATGTACAACGCGGCCGACACCAGCGAACCGGAGTCGATGGTCGTGCGACCGAAACCCGTCGTACCCGACGATCCGCCCAGACCGGACTCGCCGTACGGGATCAGCAAGGTGGCCGGCGAGGCCATCGGCACGTACTTCGCCGATCGCCACGGCCTGACGGTAGTCACCCTCAGGATCGGCTGGCTCATGGACGACGAGTCGCTCCGGGCGACACAGGAGGAAGACGACTCCCACGCGCGATTCGCCCGGGCCATGTACCTGAGTCCGCGCGATTGCCGCGACGCACTGGAAGGGTCCGTGACCGTCACCATCGAGGAATCGCCGCTCACCTGCCACGTCGTCTCGGCGAACGACGAGCGGTACTTCTCGATCGTCGAAGCCCAGACGGGACTGGGATATCGTCCGCGGGACAACGCCGCCGCGGTGCTCGGACTGGATTCCCCGGACGACTGATCGCGACGTCCGAGTGGTCAACGTTTAACCCCTCCCGGGGGCATTCGTCGGGTATCAGATGTCGACGCTCGAAGACGTG comes from the Halovivax cerinus genome and includes:
- a CDS encoding plastocyanin; protein product: MERRSVLSGTGLALATSIAGCLDTIGDEPTSATAGTTSASACEAGRAVLEAIGNEEYETAAAYYPTALEESGHGPSPVDRYRTVRTPDGIGDIECGEATSDPDLETQFSEWIDGDVGTAKTIQYTADVDVGSVSIETTSQVGAVEIDGDWYAWLDSELVPRPNAGVTVDEDGLETATVTYTSGSDGVSVYITGDGIDDPTAYRLESPGASTTVAAPDLPPGRYEVVAAREPYDEDVATTEVAVFELVDRDAWRDVDEIVFSAETVAWVGRAPDHVEGVENPTLVLEAGRTYRIGWDRGNGQGHNFEVHDAAGTVVDDYETELAIEPDDDQFLTVTATEELSTYRCRPHTAMSGAIEVVDEL
- a CDS encoding type II toxin-antitoxin system RatA family toxin, with protein sequence MERIVLSTLVHRDPETVFGAVSDFTAYPQYAPVLDSVEATGDGGAGTRYELAFSWWKLSYTARSEVTAVEEPARLAWRLTADLDAGGEWRVDPEPESAPPDEQTASRLYFDVAYDPHTADTNAVSLPRFVSLDRVIGLVRPRLYEEAENVVRRLVADVEGESRDVDLTVHEHPGR
- a CDS encoding FAD-binding protein, whose product is MRDCIIVGGGVAGLSAGLFAARAGLDTLVVSGGESILARNASLENYPGLPAGFDARRYLAFVREQAEDAGCAVTEDRIVGVETDGTDGEASGDDDRGSDDEQWFRLGGESSTYHGRRLVAASWPDSEYLVELGVDREQRGSKHVIAVDRAGRTSVDGVYAAGRIAGQPHQAIVAAGHGATVGLAVVQDGEAPFYHDWVAPEGYFTGRDREVPPACAEIDDEERHDREATARERLRERLGEPFEAEPTQHPSVDGE
- a CDS encoding NAD-dependent epimerase/dehydratase family protein, encoding MARIAITGGTGTVGRQAIAAFDDHETTILARTDVDDLDVVELDVADRDRFVDVLEGHDTLVHLAANPSPEADWDDVVAPNIEGTYNAYHAAVENDIDRVVFASTNHTVHMYNAADTSEPESMVVRPKPVVPDDPPRPDSPYGISKVAGEAIGTYFADRHGLTVVTLRIGWLMDDESLRATQEEDDSHARFARAMYLSPRDCRDALEGSVTVTIEESPLTCHVVSANDERYFSIVEAQTGLGYRPRDNAAAVLGLDSPDD